One region of Pogona vitticeps strain Pit_001003342236 chromosome 1, PviZW2.1, whole genome shotgun sequence genomic DNA includes:
- the CCDC200 gene encoding coiled-coil domain-containing protein 200 — protein MRCCCSATAKSASSPCRVIDILSQYYLAPYKVYMKAIAPFIANPIMKKAAVELKQCVLALPRPYQVANHAIFKKFLEKCSGRTVKQQPPLQQQQQQQQQEQQPPQQPQQQQQEKQQKQQPSAQPQQRQQQQQQEQQPSPQPQQQQQQQEQQPSPQPQQQQQQQEQQPSPQPQQQEQQQEQQPSPQPQQQQQQQEQQPSPQPQQQQQEQQPSPQPQQQEQQQEQQPSPQPQQQQQEQQPSPQPQQQQQQQEQQPSPQPQQQQQQQQQAQQPSPQPHQQHSWPSDMGLASVSAGLQMTPRGLAGLSSTTLPITCTLPN, from the exons ATGAGGTGCTGCTGCTCAG ctaCAGCCAAGTCTGCTTCTTCTCCTTGCCGTGTCATTGATATTCTCTCCCAGTACTACCTGGCTCCTTATAAAGTCTACATGAAGGCAATTGCCCCCTTTATAGCCAACCCTATTATGAAGAAAGCGGCTGTTGAGCTGAAGCAATGTGTCCTTGCACTTCCACGACCATATCAAGTGGCAAATCATGCCATTTTC aaaaaattCTTAGAAAAGTGTTCAGGAAGAACAGTAAAGCAGCAACcaccactgcagcagcagcagcagcagcagcagcaagagcagcaaccaccacaacaaccgcagcagcagcagcaagaaaagcagcaaaagcagcaacCATCAGCTCAACCTCAGCAGcgacagcaacagcagcagcaagagcagcaaccatcacctcaacctcagcagcaacagcagcagcaagagcagcaaccatcacctcaacctcagcagcaacagcagcagcaagagcagcaaccatcacctcaacctcagcagcaagagcagcagcaagagcagcaaccatcacctcaacctcagcagcaacagcagcagcaagagcagcaaccatcacctcaacctcagcagcagcaacaagagcagcaaccttcacctcaacctcagcagcaagagcagcagcaagagcagcaaccatcacctcaacctcagcagcagcagcaagagcagcaaccttcacctcaacctcagcagcaacagcagcaacaagagcagcaaccatcacctcaacctcagcagcaacagcaacagcagcagcaagcgcagcaaccatcacctcaacctcaccagcaaca CTCCTGGCCCAGTGACATGGGCTTGGCCAGTGTCTCAGCTGGGTTGCAGATGACTCCTCGGGGCCTGGCTGGTCTTTCCAGCACCACCCTTCCCATCACTTGCACTCTTCCTAATTAG